The Paraconexibacter algicola genome includes the window TCGGCGACGCCCGCGGCCTCCGTCCCGCGGTCCACGATGTCCAGGAACATGTCCTGCAGCGCCGTGTTGGGGCGCAGCTGTGCGCGTGCGTCCTTGTAGATGCGGCCGAACTCCGAGCGGACGCGGACCTTCAGGACCGGCTGGTCGCCCCGGACGTCGATCTGCTCGATCGTGCCGACCGGGACGCCCTTGAAGCGCACCTCGTTGATCCCCGGCTGCACCGCGGTGACATCGTCGACCGCGAAGGCGACCTCGCTCGTGTCGGCCAGGGAGTTCGGGCTGACGCGCGAGAGGATGAACAGCGCCAGGCCGAGGCCGAGCGCGAGGAACAGCGCGACGGTGACCGCGGGCTTCGCGCCACGGCGGACCTCGAGCGCGACGCGGGCGCGGTTGACGCCGCCGGTGCGGCGGTCGCGGGGATCGATCATCAGCGGCCTCCCTTGCGGCGGGCCGCGGACGCGGGCTCGGTGCCGGGCGTCGGCCCGAGCGGCTGGTACCCGAAGAACGTGCCGAGCGCCTCCTGCAGCGTCTGGCAGGCGACGAGCTGCTCGGCGTCCGGGTTGTTGAGGTAGACCTGGCAGGGGATCGAGCTGAGGTTCGAGCTGCCGACCGTCGCCGGGAAGCGGATGAAGTGCCCGTTCGCGTCCATCTGGCCGCCCGCGCCGGCGGCGAGGCCGGCGAAGGTGCCGCCGATCATCACGGCCGTCGACTTGCCGGTGCCGGAGTCCTTCTCGGCGAGGTACGGGAGGATCACGTCGTCGAGGCGGTCGAGACTCGGCTCGAGCTCCTCCAGGAGCGGCAGCCCGGCCTTCGCGGCGCCGGCCAGCGACGTGACCGCGGGGCGCAGCGCGCGGACGAGCGGCTTCGCCCGCGTGGCGAGGGCGTCCGCGTCGGCGATGACCGGACGCAGGGCGCGGAAGGTCGGCGCGACGTCATCCGCCGCCGGCTGCAGCCGCTTCACGAGCGGGTTGGCGAGCGTCAGCGTCCGGTCCAGCCGGGCAGTCGTGAGGTCGACCTGGCGGAGCGTCGCGGGCGCCCGGGCCGCGAGGGCGCGGACGTCGTCGCCCCGGTCGGCGATCGTCCCGAGCGTCGTGGCCGCGCCGGAGATGACGGTGCGCAGCTCGTCGCGGGGGCCGTCGAGCGCCGAGACGGTCTTCGCGGTCTCGGAGACGAGGTCGCGCAGGTCGCGGTCGAGGTCCTGGCCGCGCAAGGCGCCCACGCCGGTCTCGATGTCGGGCGCGGCGTCGGCGACGCGGTCCAGCAGCCGGGCCGGAGCCTGCTCGTCCTCGAGCGCCGTGGCCAGCTCGCCGGGGAGGGTCCGCAGGCCGCTCGCCGCGTCGCCGCGGACGACCGAGGCGACGTCGTCGATCTCGACCTGACGGCCGGTGCGCGAGGCGGGGATCGTGCCGCGCAGCGGACCGCGCGCCGCGCTGCCGCGCTGCAGGTCGACGTAGAACCGCCCGCCCAGCACGGTCTGGAAGCGGGTCACCGCGCCGGCGTCGGCGTACAGGCCGCCCTTGTCGGTCTCGACCTCCATGGTCACGAGCGTCGTGCGGCCGTCATCGCTGAGCTCGGTCTTCGTGACCTCGCCGGCCTCGAGGCCCTGGATGCGGACGCCGTCTTCCGGGCGCAGCTGCTGGCTGTCGGCGAACGCGGCACGGACCGTCCGCGTCTGCGCGTTGTCGAACAGGCGGCTGATCGCGCCGGTCATGCCGAGGACGAGCACGAGGATCGCCACCGTGAGGGCGACGAGGCCGAGGGCCGCGTCGTTGCCGCGCAGGGCCTTCATCCTCCGCCTCCCGGGCGCTCGATGATCGGGTACGGCTTGGCGAGGTACGTGCACGGCGCGGGATAGCCCTCGCGGGTGATCAGCCCGGTGCTGTCCGGCAGGCTGAGCGCCTCGGTCGGGACCGGCGCCGCGATCTGGAGGCGGAACTGCATCGCCGGGCCGTTCGGGCCGCTGGTGTTGCGCGTGCCCAGGCCGGTCATGGAGCGGAAGACGGCGCCGAAGTTCTCCAGGTCGCAGCCGTAGGGCCCGAGTTTCCGGACGACGGGGACGATGTCGGCCAGGAGGTCCGTCGCAGGCTTCAGCAGCGGGCTCGCGGCGCCGGTGACCCGGAGCACCGACGGCACGACGGGCTTCACCTCGTCGAGCAGGTCGGTGGCCCGGTCCAGCGGGCCCGGCGCCTCCTTCAGCAGCGCGCTGGTGGCGCGCAGGCCGGCGGGGAGCCGGGGCAGCGTGAGGTTCGCCTGCCGCGAGAGCGACCGCGCGGCGGCCAGCAGCGGTCGACCGGCGCGCAGGCCGGCGTCGCCGGCGTCCAGCGCGGTGGGGGCGGCACCGAGGGCATCGCGGGTCGCGTCGCGCTCGACGACGAACGGCGCCAGCGCCCGGTCGCCGGCGCCGAACAGATCGGTGATGGCGACCCGCTCGTCGTCCAGCGGCACCATGCCGGAGCGCAGCGACGGCAGGAGGCCGTCGAGGTCGGCGGTGCGCAGGGTGGTGAAGAGCTTCTTGGTGGGGACGATCTCGCGGCCGCCGACCCGGAGCAGGTCGTTCACGTTGGCCCCCTGACCGGCGAGGCCGGTTCCCAGCTCGCCGAGCAGCGGGCGCAGCGCGCCGCGGGTCTCGCGGTCGAACGTGTCCAGCGCGTCGGTCGCGCCGAACGTGAGCGCGCGGTCGTCGCCCTTGATCGGGGCGCCGTCGGCGAGCGCCACGTCGCTGCGTCCGGGCACGAGCTCGACGAAGCGCGCTCCGAGCAGGCCGTTGGCGCGGATGCGGATGCCGGTGTCGGCGGCGAGCTTCGTCCCCGGCTCGAGCTGCAGCCGCAGGCGGTTGCCCCCGTCGGGCGCCAGCTCGATCGAGCGGACCTGCCCGACGCGGACACCGCCGAGGCGCACCGGGTCGTGGTCCAGCAGGCTGCCGATGCGCGGGACCTCGGCGTTGACGAAGCGGTAGTCGCGGCCGGGGACACCGTTGTAGAACGCGGCGGCGAGGTACGCGAGGCCGGCGAGGAGGCCGACGACCACGAGGCCTCGGACGATGACCCGCCGCGGGGGCTCGCCGTCGTAGCGCCGGGTCCGACGGGTGCGGGACGTGCGCGCGCTCATGGGCCGAGGAGGAAGTCGAGGAGCTGGCCGGTCGAGCCGTCCTTCTCCGAGCTGAGCGTGAGACCGCCGACGACGTCCTGCAGCGCGTCCGTGATCTCGTCGACCGTCGGGTTCTTCGGCAGGCCCTCGAGGATCTCGTCGAGGCCCGGGACCTTCGGCAGCCGGACCGGCGGCGCGGGCGCCCTGGGAGCCTCGGGCGCCGGAGTCGTCGCGGGCGCGGGCCTCTTCGTCGCGCCCTTCCTCGGCGGCTTCTTCTTCGCCGGGGTCTTCGTGAGCCGGTCGACCATCGTGAGCACGAGGTCGGGGCTGATCGACGCCTCGCCGCGGAAGACGTGGCCGAGCTGGTCGCGCAGCTGGATCGCGCGCGACCAGTTCTCGAGGACCGCGATCACGTTGTCGGCGCTGTTGTCCAGCGCGGTGGTGACCGGCGGCAGCTCCCGTCCGAGGGTGGAGAGGGTGGAGAGGGTCGGACGGGAGCGCCGCAGGACGGGGGTGGCGCCGTTCGCCAGGCGGCTGAGGCCGGGGGCGGCGCGGACGGCGGACGCGAGCGCCGGTGTCGCGGCCTTGCGGAAGGTCTCGACCTCCCCGAGCGTCGACGCCAGCGCGGGGGCGGCGGCGCGGATCTCGCGGGCTGCGGGACCGAGATCGGCGGTGGTCGCCTCGAGGTCGCCGAGGAAGCCCCGGAGCGTGTCCAGCGTGCCGGGGGCCTTCGCCAGCGCGGCGCGCAGGGCCGCGCGCCGCGCGGCGACCGTCTCGGTCGTCCCGCCGACGGTGTCGACGAGCTTCGTGAGCTCCCGCCGCTCCTTCGCGGCCTGTGCGACGAACCGGTCGCTGCGCTCGACGAGGTCGGTCATCGTCGCGTCGGTGGTGGCGAGCTCCTGGAGCGCGGGGCCCGCCTGCTCCATGCCGAGCGGCAGTTCCTTGAGCAGGACGCTGACGTCGACCTTGCGACCGACGACGGCCTCGCCGGCGGCGTTCAGCAGGATCTTCGCCCGGGTCCGCGTGTCAGCGTCGAACACGCCGAGCACCTGGTCGAGGTCCGTGGGCGTCGTCGCCTGGGACTCCTTCAGGACGTAGCCGTCGGGCGCCGGGTCCTTGGCCGCGTTCCCCGGGTCGAGCTCGACCCGCTTGAGGCCCAGGAAGTTCGCGGCCACGATCGCGACGCTCGCGTCCTTGCCGATCGGTCCGGCGTCGTCGTCGAGCTCGAGGTCCAGCAGCACGCGGTCGCGGTCGTCGATGCGGACCTTGACCTTGCCGCGGTCGAGCCCGCCGATCTTCACGGCGGAGCCGTCGTCCAGGCCGGAGGCGTTGGCGAGCGGGACGGAGACCGTGTAGCGGTCCTCCCCCACGCCCGCCTTCAGCGCGACGACGAGCAGGAGCAGCGCGACCAGCGCGCCCCCGGCGAGGCGGACCGGGTTCATCGTCCGTCCGCCTTCGGCAGCGGGACGATCGGCATCAGCTTGGGCAGCTCGAAGACCTTCGCCGAGTCGCGGATCTCCGGGTCCTTGTTCGGGTCGATCGCGTCGGAGCCCGCGCCGCACTCGGGCAGGAACCAGGGCTGGCCGGCGACCGTCCCGGGCGGGCGCGGCAGGCCGTACTCGAGACCGGAGAAGAGCCGCTTGGCCTGGGCGCTGTTGTAGCCGGAGACGTTGCTG containing:
- a CDS encoding MlaD family protein, which translates into the protein MSARTSRTRRTRRYDGEPPRRVIVRGLVVVGLLAGLAYLAAAFYNGVPGRDYRFVNAEVPRIGSLLDHDPVRLGGVRVGQVRSIELAPDGGNRLRLQLEPGTKLAADTGIRIRANGLLGARFVELVPGRSDVALADGAPIKGDDRALTFGATDALDTFDRETRGALRPLLGELGTGLAGQGANVNDLLRVGGREIVPTKKLFTTLRTADLDGLLPSLRSGMVPLDDERVAITDLFGAGDRALAPFVVERDATRDALGAAPTALDAGDAGLRAGRPLLAAARSLSRQANLTLPRLPAGLRATSALLKEAPGPLDRATDLLDEVKPVVPSVLRVTGAASPLLKPATDLLADIVPVVRKLGPYGCDLENFGAVFRSMTGLGTRNTSGPNGPAMQFRLQIAAPVPTEALSLPDSTGLITREGYPAPCTYLAKPYPIIERPGGGG
- a CDS encoding MlaD family protein; translated protein: MKALRGNDAALGLVALTVAILVLVLGMTGAISRLFDNAQTRTVRAAFADSQQLRPEDGVRIQGLEAGEVTKTELSDDGRTTLVTMEVETDKGGLYADAGAVTRFQTVLGGRFYVDLQRGSAARGPLRGTIPASRTGRQVEIDDVASVVRGDAASGLRTLPGELATALEDEQAPARLLDRVADAAPDIETGVGALRGQDLDRDLRDLVSETAKTVSALDGPRDELRTVISGAATTLGTIADRGDDVRALAARAPATLRQVDLTTARLDRTLTLANPLVKRLQPAADDVAPTFRALRPVIADADALATRAKPLVRALRPAVTSLAGAAKAGLPLLEELEPSLDRLDDVILPYLAEKDSGTGKSTAVMIGGTFAGLAAGAGGQMDANGHFIRFPATVGSSNLSSIPCQVYLNNPDAEQLVACQTLQEALGTFFGYQPLGPTPGTEPASAARRKGGR
- a CDS encoding MlaD family protein, encoding MNPVRLAGGALVALLLLVVALKAGVGEDRYTVSVPLANASGLDDGSAVKIGGLDRGKVKVRIDDRDRVLLDLELDDDAGPIGKDASVAIVAANFLGLKRVELDPGNAAKDPAPDGYVLKESQATTPTDLDQVLGVFDADTRTRAKILLNAAGEAVVGRKVDVSVLLKELPLGMEQAGPALQELATTDATMTDLVERSDRFVAQAAKERRELTKLVDTVGGTTETVAARRAALRAALAKAPGTLDTLRGFLGDLEATTADLGPAAREIRAAAPALASTLGEVETFRKAATPALASAVRAAPGLSRLANGATPVLRRSRPTLSTLSTLGRELPPVTTALDNSADNVIAVLENWSRAIQLRDQLGHVFRGEASISPDLVLTMVDRLTKTPAKKKPPRKGATKRPAPATTPAPEAPRAPAPPVRLPKVPGLDEILEGLPKNPTVDEITDALQDVVGGLTLSSEKDGSTGQLLDFLLGP